From the genome of Buteo buteo chromosome 4, bButBut1.hap1.1, whole genome shotgun sequence:
TGTTGAAGGTGGTTTGGCCAACACAGGGCGACTGTCCTTCGCGGTCTCTCTCGAGCTCGGGCTGGcagaaaggcagcaggcagTTGAGCAGGAAgaagggcagccagcagcagacgAAGACTCCCATTATGATAGAGAGGGTCTGCAGCACCTTGGTCTCCTTGTGCAGGGAACTCCGCAAAGAGGAGGTGGGCTCCTTGCTGTGAGGTGGCCACTGCCCCCCTGCTCGCTCGAGGGTGGAGATGCGGCGGATCTGGGCCTGGGCGATTCGGTAGATCCTGGTATAGGTGATGATCATGATGGCCACGGGAATGTAGAAACTGATAAGGGAGGAGGCGATGGCGTAAGTGCGGTTCAGGCTGACGTCGCAGCGGGGTGTCCCAGGCTGCCGGGAGCCCGTATAGCTCCTGTCCTCGGCTTTATGCCAGTGTAGCTGCACTGGGACGAAGGAGATGAGGATGGAGAGGGCCCAGGCCACGGCTATCATGGCGCAGGCAAGGCGCTGCGTCATCCTGCGCTCGTAGCGGAAGGGGCTGGCGATGGCCCAGTACCGGTCCAGGCTGATGATGCAGAGGTGGAGGATGGAGGCGGTGGAGCACATGATGTCGAAGGCCACCCAGGTGTCGCAAAAGCGGCTGCCGAAGAGCCAGGAGCCGCCGGCCACCTCGGTGACCGCCTTCCAGGGCATCACCAGGAGGGCCACGCAGAGGTCCGAGACGGCCAGCGACAGCACGAACCAGTTGGTGACCTTGGCGCGCAGGTGGCGGAACCGCAGGACGGCCAGGCACACCAGCGCGTTGCCCGCCAGCGTGCCCAGCACCAGGGCGCCCAGCAGGCACCCGGTGAGGGCCCGCAGCGCCCgcgggccgccccccgccgccgccgcgttGCCCATCAGGGCCGCTCCCCCGGCCGCCGCGGCTCCGCCCGCGGGGCAgcgccggccccgctgccccggaGGAAgggccggccccgctcccccgggcCCCCCGCGCCGAGGGGGCGCCGGGCCCCCCGGCAGCCGGCGCCGTCCGCGGCCGGGagggcggccgccggcgggggcatctctgcccgccgccgcctgcctcagtttcccccccggcggcggggggcggcggggcgggccggctCGGGGCTACTCACCGCGCCGGCTGCTCGGGGCCGCCCGCCTGCCGCCTCGCCGCGGCTCCTTCCGAGGAAGGGACCGTCCCGCCGCGGCAGcccctcggcggcggcggcagcccctCGGCAGCGGAGCTGCGTCGTCGCGCTGGGGGAGACCCGCGCCTTTCTGCCCGCAGCGCCGGGACGGGCGAGCGGCAACTCTCCGTGGCCGTGGTGCGCCGCGCGGCGGGGGACGGCAGGTCCCCGGGAGGGAGCGGAGGGGCGAGCCCCCGGTCAGACGGAGCTCGCTGGCGGGCGGGGAATGGCGTGGAAAGTCCTCAGGATCGAGCGACCTTCGTCACGGCACGGAGGCGGatttccccccgccccagcatGGCCCTTTTTCAGGCTTGGGCTGCTACTTGCCTAAGCGTCAGGGACGAGGATCTGGCGCTTTCCAAGTATCTCCTCCTTTTGGAGACCACGGTCA
Proteins encoded in this window:
- the LOC142030660 gene encoding D(1) dopamine receptor-like, with the protein product MGNAAAAGGGPRALRALTGCLLGALVLGTLAGNALVCLAVLRFRHLRAKVTNWFVLSLAVSDLCVALLVMPWKAVTEVAGGSWLFGSRFCDTWVAFDIMCSTASILHLCIISLDRYWAIASPFRYERRMTQRLACAMIAVAWALSILISFVPVQLHWHKAEDRSYTGSRQPGTPRCDVSLNRTYAIASSLISFYIPVAIMIITYTRIYRIAQAQIRRISTLERAGGQWPPHSKEPTSSLRSSLHKETKVLQTLSIIMGVFVCCWLPFFLLNCLLPFCQPELERDREGQSPCVGQTTFNIFVWFGWANSSVNPVIYAFNADFRRAFSNLLGCQCCCCGTPRSTVERVNFSNELVSYHHDTTCQKEGAASSSVPPTAVAAWVQPIPHAVSLQGEDSSEEMSMEKRPVTSQTQAAPGSSPKSRQVPAILQLDCKAELSLETITPCAGLGRCEGPHHPVPEG